The following nucleotide sequence is from uncultured Ilyobacter sp..
AATAGCCTTTTATGAAAGGGGTGCACCGTATGAAAAGAGGCGTGAAACTTCTAAGATTAAATTTGGAGAAAGTATTCTCAACAAGAGAGGAATTGACCAAAAAAATAGGTGAATCTTATGGCATCATAAATCTCATGCTAAGTGATGACACAGAGATAGAAGACTGGTTTTTAGATAGGATAAAGGAGTATATCCCAGAGAAAGAGTTTGAGATGTCAAAGAATCTCATCTGTCTTGCCAGAAAGTCAGATACAACTAGAACCCATACAGTAGCAGAGATTGACAGTGCCGATGAAGCGGAAAAACAGTACTACCAGATATATCCAGATCTGCCTATTTTTTACGAAAATAAATAAAAAAAACACCCAAAGGGTGTCTTTTGTAATACAGGTAAATATTAATATTATGAGCTGTAAAGACGAGTATCTCCATTGATGAAGTATTCATAGTCTTTTTCTGTCTTTTCCATAGCAATATGTTTTGATGGGAATACAAAACTTTTTAATGTATTTTTGACAAAAAACTGTGTTTTCATGGAATTACATCTGGTGAAAAGCAAAGAAATTAATAATACCCAAAAATGAAAATTATTCATTTTTCCTCCTACCAAGTTATATTATAAAGTAAATTATACTGCAAAAGAGGCAAAAACACAATAGACATTTTGAAACAAAAAAGATACTTGAATTTAACCTATTATTTCATAGAGATAAGGACAGCAACCTACCAGAATTAAAAAGATACTCGTATAGGGGTGATCACAATGAAACTTGACTTAAAATTAAAGGAAGCTGGATTTTTAAAGGCCCTTTTAGAGAGAGAAGCTTCTAGGAACAGAAGAGATCTCAAAGAGCTAGATCCTATAGAGGATAAGTTTTTGTACAATATAACCATTGAAGAGACAGAATCCTTTGAGAGCATTGCCCAGCAGATAGCTGATAAACTCAAAACAAAAAAATAAATAAAAATTAAAAAGGCCCTTATAATTAAATATCTAAAGGCTCTTTTCATAAGATTTTTATTTGCTTAATTTGCTTTTGAGTTTTTCGTTTTTTTCAAAATTTCCATGGATTTTTTCGTTAAAAAGTTTGTTTAACAGTTTATCTTCCCGGTATTTTTTTAGCTTTTTGAGATCTGTATTAAGTCCCACATGCAGACTATAAGTCATCACAAGCAATAATGCTGCGAATGGAAGTCCTGAAATTACAACTGCAGTCTGAAGGGCATTTAAGGCATCTGTACCTCCTGCTATAAGAAGAGCTATTGCTAAAACTCCTTCCATAACAGCCCAAAAGACTCTTTGTGGCACCGGAGAATCTAGTTTACCACCTGAGGTAAGGTTGTCTACAACCAATGAACCTGAGTCAGAAGAGGTAACAAAGAAAGAAACTACTAAAAATATTCCAGTTGAAGACATTATTATTTTTAATGTTTGAGATACATCCATATTATGAATCATTTCAAATAATGAAGTAGCTACATTTGATTTTACTGCATTAAACAGAAGACCGTTACTTGATATATCTTGAAATAAAGCTGCACCTCCAAAAACTGACATCCAAACAAAACTAAGAAATGTAGGTATTATAAGTATAGCAGAAAGAAACTCTCTTACAGTTCTTCCCTTTGAAATCCTGGCTATGAACATACCCACAAAAGGAGACCAAGAGATCCACCAAGCCCAATAGAATATGGTCCAGCTTCCTTGCCAGTTTTCCTTTCCCTGCTCTGACCAGAAGCTGATATTGATAATATTATTTAAATAAAATCCAATACTGTTGTTAAAAAGTCTTACAATGAATAGTGTCGGCCCTATGAAAAGAACGAGCAATAAAAATATTGCAGCTATTCTCATATTGAGTTCAGATAAAATTCTGACTCCCTTTCCTATTCCAGATATAACAGATATAGTTGCTATCCCTGTTATTATGCATATTAACGATACCTGTACAGTTGTGCTTTGAGGGATACCAAATAAGTAATTAAGTCCTGCATTTATCTGCTGCGCACCAAATCCAAGGGACGTAGCCAAACCAAAGAGGCACGATATGACGGCTGCTATATCAATAATGTCGCCCCAAATACCAAAAACCTTGTCTTTGAGTATAGGGTAAAATACTGATCTTAGTGACAGTGGAAGTCCTCTGTTATAGGCAAAAAATGCCAGTGCCAGTGATATAAGGGCATATATCCCCCAAGGATGGAAGCCCCAGTGGTAAAATGTTATTCCAAGTGCAGAAGCTAATGTAGCCTTTTCTCCAAACATGGGTAAAACACTATTATAGTGGTATAGAGGTTCCCCTA
It contains:
- a CDS encoding BCCT family transporter, coding for MYSKGPIYETQKLKGKSKLLHSRNFNKFGFDFHPQVSIISGILVVLFLIFTLKNPDGANTIFNTLKNTITTKWNWFFILSANFFLLFPVYILFSKLGEVRLGGPEAKPEFTNFAWYSMLISAGMGIGLMFWSIGEPLYHYNSVLPMFGEKATLASALGITFYHWGFHPWGIYALISLALAFFAYNRGLPLSLRSVFYPILKDKVFGIWGDIIDIAAVISCLFGLATSLGFGAQQINAGLNYLFGIPQSTTVQVSLICIITGIATISVISGIGKGVRILSELNMRIAAIFLLLVLFIGPTLFIVRLFNNSIGFYLNNIINISFWSEQGKENWQGSWTIFYWAWWISWSPFVGMFIARISKGRTVREFLSAILIIPTFLSFVWMSVFGGAALFQDISSNGLLFNAVKSNVATSLFEMIHNMDVSQTLKIIMSSTGIFLVVSFFVTSSDSGSLVVDNLTSGGKLDSPVPQRVFWAVMEGVLAIALLIAGGTDALNALQTAVVISGLPFAALLLVMTYSLHVGLNTDLKKLKKYREDKLLNKLFNEKIHGNFEKNEKLKSKLSK